The DNA region TCCTTGTGTTCCTggttgattcttgaaaactttCTAGCAATTTCTATGCGAGATTCATCATCGAATTATGATATTTGGAACTAGAATCTCATTTTGCTGATGTAAGACTGTTACTGGCAAATGCAACCTTTTCTGCAATCCTTTGTAGTGTTGCTAATTTTtagttgttttttttaattattattttagttaaaatataattatgacTTCTAATAAATAATTGTACTTCAAAGAAGATGTACATTACATTACACAGTTCTGTACAATGTGCAATCATGTATGAGTTAAAGTTTAGAAGTAACAGATCTAGCAGAAATCGAAACTATAACTTACCTGTTTGTTTGTGGTTGTGCAGAGAATGGAACATGCCAATTTTATTTTAGATCTTAAATGATTAGTTCCTCTTATTCTTACTGAAAGTAAAAGTTCCTGCTTTTAACCAGAGCTTTGGTGAGGAGCATGAATGAGATACTGTTTCTATGTGGAAGTAATGAACGAGCTGTAATAGCATCCCTGGGTATTCTTGATGGTGGTTTTGTGGAGTCCATGGATGTACCACAGGATGAGGTGCCATTAATTATTTTGCCtcaatttttttaacattttttaaaCTTGGATACCTTCATTATTGAACCTTTACCTGAATGCTTTGTTGAGAATCAAATCGCCAATTAAGTTTTATACCGCTACACTTCTATTTTACTGATCATGATAAAGGTGGAGGACATGAAGTTGCATTGATTTTGCAGTACTATTCCACtttatgattttcttttctgacactttattattattaactgGTTATGCAGGTGATTGCAAAAGTACTTGAAGGTCTTTCTGTTGAATCTGGTTATGATTTGCACAAGGTACTCAGAGTCAACACAGCTACTTCACGGGAGAGTGCATTTCAATACATGGAAGCTATGCTTCCCATGTTTCGGAGTCGTATGGGAACACTGCTCTTTTTAATATCCGCTCTATTGTCCCGAGGATTGGTATGCTTTTCAATTAAATCAAATCATCTTTTTGTCTTGTTAATTCATGCTTTGGAAATAAATACTTGACGGAAGGAAAGTGGAACCTCATTCACAAGAAATGTGATTAATTTTATCTTTAAAGATAAAGCACCAAGTTTAGATAAACAATTTTTGCACCTATATAGTCCTAGCATTCACATTTTTGTATAATTCTATTCACCCTTTTAATCTTTCTTTTTCTCAAGtataatacatttttttatacCTATTTTTCCATCAGGACAATGTTTTAGAGGACAGGGATGACCCAAGTCAACCGTTAGTCACGTCCCCATTTGGGCATGCATCACAGGTGACCACAGatcaataaaaattttgttGTGTGTGAGGAAACTGTGAGAGTGAGTTTGCTCGATTACCGCAAATTTGATGTCTAACTTTCTATTTCTCAAATAGGAAATCGTAAACCTTTTACTTTCTGGAAGGGCGGTTGCTAATGTGTTCAATGGGAATATTGATTTAGGAGGTGGCATGTTTGTTAAGGGTATCTCCACAGCAGTGGAAGTCGGTTTCCTCACCCTGTTAGAGTCCTTTGACTTTTGCAAGGTTGGTCAGTACCTGAAATGCCCCCGTTGGCCAATATGGGTCATTGGAAGCGAATCCCATTACACGGTCTTGTTCGCTCTGGACTCCAAAGTGCAGGAGGAGAATGAACTTGAAAACCGAGAAACACAGATCCGGATAGCTTTTGACGCCCAAGATCAAAGCGGAGGTGGCGGATTCATAAATGTTGAAGGCTTTCATTGTGTCATCAAGGAAACCGGTATCAACTTTCCCCCTGAAAAGGTTAACTATCTTTGTAGTACAGGTTTCATAGTTTGGAGCGAGTTTAGGCAGGCTCTTCTTGATTTAGACAAGACTCTAGGAGGAATTAAATATTCAGGTGGTTCATTTGGTGAGAGGGTCTTTGATCTTTACCATTTTAATGGGATTGCAAAATCTTCTGGGAATGGTATCGAGGCATCGTTGGGAAGTGAAAGTCCTGTACAAAGGCCTAGGCTTACGAAACTGCGCGTTTCAGTTCCCCTGAGGTGGACGCAGGAGGAATTCTGGGCAGTTGTACCAGTGGCTTGTGATTCAACCACAGCTACATCCAGTGGGGTAGATGTCTCAGCTGAAGTATCTAAGGCTCAACATGCACCCTTGGTTGATTGCATCAGAACTAGGTGGCAGCGTGCTATTTGCTATTGGGATGGGGATGCCCCTAGCATCGTATGATTAACTCTCTGAATATTTCCAAAATTGATGCAAGGGAAGTTTCttgaatatttaaaatgtaagtTGTTTCCATTTTGGGATATGTGACTGGAGcgttattttttaataataataaaaaaactacttttatagctagtaaatattaatttttttaaaaaaaaagccaaaaaagggaaaaaaaaatccGACACGGCTGCTGCACAAATCTCCCCTTCCAATATAAGATGGTTTCAAAGCTAGATAGCAGTTCAATGCCAGCCAAATATTACAGCAACGATTTTACaagcaaaaataataataaatgaaaagaaaaaataaataatattactaAAGACATACCAACACGCACTATAACCTTATAAATCACTTCCTCATTATTTTCAAACTGCAAGCCAACCCACACTACGAATCAAACaagaaatataaaagaaattacTCACTCAACGAAATAAGCAACACTGCAACAACCAGACTCACGAGCTTAGAAACACTTCCTGTGAACGATTGCAGGACCTGATTCATCGTACTCCCCTTTC from Primulina tabacum isolate GXHZ01 chromosome 14, ASM2559414v2, whole genome shotgun sequence includes:
- the LOC142524041 gene encoding uncharacterized protein LOC142524041 isoform X2, which translates into the protein MALDMSMQHSESPEPKRSKPMDTTDAGGVMVASGEEFLETDNRRLLGELGASAEEEEKPTLVANIDAKNVGTGESEVDRKGKSVKLEESEVKSGGPGMMLSMADANMIFLMTFGNRVAKDVLSQWTNQGIRFSAEPKTSVGLVQYEGGPCGVLAAIQAFVLKYLLFDPEESGDMANMFEDSTKRRVSNSESVAADIFYHISEEEKSRALVRSMNEILFLCGSNERAVIASLGILDGGFVESMDVPQDEVIAKVLEGLSVESGYDLHKVLRVNTATSRESAFQYMEAMLPMFRSRMGTLLFLISALLSRGLDNVLEDRDDPSQPLVTSPFGHASQEIVNLLLSGRAVANVFNGNIDLGGGMFVKGISTAVEVGFLTLLESFDFCKVGQYLKCPRWPIWVIGSESHYTVLFALDSKVQEENELENRETQIRIAFDAQDQSGGGGFINVEGFHCVIKETGINFPPEKVNYLCSTGFIVWSEFRQALLDLDKTLGGIKYSGGSFGERVFDLYHFNGIAKSSGNGIEASLGSESPVQRPRLTKLRVSVPLRWTQEEFWAVVPVACDSTTATSSGVDVSAEVSKAQHAPLVDCIRTRWQRAICYWDGDAPSIV
- the LOC142524041 gene encoding uncharacterized protein LOC142524041 isoform X3, whose translation is MAGQEGENKKMALDMSMQHSESPEPKRSKPMDTTDAGGVMVASGEEFLETDNRRLLGELGASAEEEEKPTLVANIDAKNVGTGESEVDRKGKSVKLEESEVKSGGPGMMLSMADANMIFLMTFGNRVAKDVLSQWTNQGIRFSAEPKTSVGLVQYEGGPCGVLAAIQAFVLKYLLFDPEESGDMANMFEDSTKRRVSNSESVAADIFYHISEEEKSRALVRSMNEILFLCGSNERAVIASLGILDGGFVESMDVPQDEVIAKVLEGLSVESGYDLHKVLRVNTATSRESAFQYMEAMLPMFRSRMGTLLFLISALLSRGLDNVLEDRDDPSQPLVTSPFGHASQEIVNLLLSGRAVANVFNGNIDLGGGMFVKGISTAVEVGFLTLLESFDFCKVGQYLKCPRWPIWVIGSESHYTVLFALDSKVQEENELENRETQIRIAFDAQDQSGGGGFINVEGFHCVIKETGINFPPEKVNYLCSTGFIVWSEFRQALLDLDKTLGGIKYSGGSFGERVFDLYHFNGIAKSSGNGIEASLGSESPVQRPRLTKLRVSVPLRWTQEEFWAVVPVACDSTTATSSGVDVSAEVSKAQHAPLVDCIRTRWQRAICYWDGDAPSIV
- the LOC142524041 gene encoding uncharacterized protein LOC142524041 isoform X1, with translation MYICTELFDFLVFEGENKKMALDMSMQHSESPEPKRSKPMDTTDAGGVMVASGEEFLETDNRRLLGELGASAEEEEKPTLVANIDAKNVGTGESEVDRKGKSVKLEESEVKSGGPGMMLSMADANMIFLMTFGNRVAKDVLSQWTNQGIRFSAEPKTSVGLVQYEGGPCGVLAAIQAFVLKYLLFDPEESGDMANMFEDSTKRRVSNSESVAADIFYHISEEEKSRALVRSMNEILFLCGSNERAVIASLGILDGGFVESMDVPQDEVIAKVLEGLSVESGYDLHKVLRVNTATSRESAFQYMEAMLPMFRSRMGTLLFLISALLSRGLDNVLEDRDDPSQPLVTSPFGHASQEIVNLLLSGRAVANVFNGNIDLGGGMFVKGISTAVEVGFLTLLESFDFCKVGQYLKCPRWPIWVIGSESHYTVLFALDSKVQEENELENRETQIRIAFDAQDQSGGGGFINVEGFHCVIKETGINFPPEKVNYLCSTGFIVWSEFRQALLDLDKTLGGIKYSGGSFGERVFDLYHFNGIAKSSGNGIEASLGSESPVQRPRLTKLRVSVPLRWTQEEFWAVVPVACDSTTATSSGVDVSAEVSKAQHAPLVDCIRTRWQRAICYWDGDAPSIV